The Natrinema caseinilyticum genomic sequence TTACGTCAACGGCGTTTCGCCGACCGTCGCGATGGGCTTTGCCGTCGTCATGGTAACGTTCGCCGTCGTCGCGACGAGACATCACGCCGCGGAACTCCGTATTCAGTCGCTCGAGGCGGATCACGGGCCCGAGCAAGCCTGACACACGGTATCGGCGTTCGAGGGCACCGAGATCCGAGGGATGGCCCGCCGGGCGCACGGCCGACCGACTCCACTCTTCTCGTGCGTCCGGCTCGAGACGTTGCTCTCGTGCGTCCGGCTCGAGACGCTGCTCTCGTGCGTCCGGCTCGAGACGCTGCTCTCGTGCGTCCGGCTCGAGACAAGACTACGCGCCCGGCCCGGGTTCGGTCACAACCGTCCGCGCTTCGCGGGCTTCGTAGGCGTTGTATCCCGCGACGGCGGTGATCAACAGCCCGGCGACGAGCGTACTCCAGAACAGTCCGCCGGTCATGCCGAGCAACGCGGTCGAGACGATCAGCCAGATGCCGAGGATGGCGATCAGGGACGCGATACCGGTACTGATCGGGATGTCGTTGGTCAACCGGTAGTAGTTGTACCCGGAAGCCGCCAGCACGACGAGGCCGACGAGGACGTCGTTCCACAGCGGCGCCGCTGTGGCCTCGAAAACGAGAACCGACAGGACGACCCACCCGCCGAGGCCGGCGACGAGCAGGCTGAGAACGGACGTCTTTCGCCGGCGTTCCTCGATCGCGATCTGGGTCTGCTCGTCGCGCGGATCGCGGCCGGCGGACGGGAGGGTGTCGTCGCCGGGTTCGGACTCGATGTCGGCGACCGTCTCGTCCCGCCGGTCGATGGGAGCGTCGCCGGTTTCAGCCCCGGTATCGGGTTCGGTCTCGGACCCGCCACTCGTCCGAGGATCGTCGCCGTTGGGGTCACTCATGGCACCGAGCGTACGGTTTACGCTCTCAAAAACTCCCTGTCCGTTGCACCGCTCGAAATCTCTCGAGTGGCTCCGGAAACGGTGGAAAAACGGGATTACCGCCTCGAAAGAGACGATCGGACGAATCGGGGGCGTCGAACGGACGCGGGCCGTCTCCCCCACCGGCCACCGATTCGATCGATCCCGACTCGACGACCGATAGCATTTTTGATCGCTCGCTCGTGACGGTAGGCTGTGTACGTACGCGGAACCGTCGCGGGGGAAGTCGAGGTGCGGACGGTATCGACGAGCTACGGCGAAACCGACCTCGCCGACGTCCCGCTTCGGCTTGCCGACGACGCGCGAACCGACACCACAGCCCCCGCTCGAGGAGACGGAGGGACGCCAGCGGTCGTCGACGGTCGCGAGACGACGACGGTGACGCTCTGGAACAAGTGGACCGAGTCGGCCGAGATGCTCGACCCCGGGATGGAATTGCTCGTGACGAACGCGAAACAAGAGGAGTACCAGGGCGAAACGAAGTTCGCGACGACGGGCGACTCCTACGTCGTCGTGGAACCCTCGTTTCTCGTCAGCGTGACGTCGATCCGAAACTGGGTCCAGTGTCCTCGGCTGTACTACCTGAACAAGCTCTCCGGGGTGCCGTTGAATTATCCCGTCGTGAAGGGGACGCTCGTCCACGAGGTCTTCGGCGACCTGCTGCGCGGCCGAGAGCTCGAGGAGTCGATCGACGCCCGTATCGAGGAGCGGGGGCTCGAACTCGGGCTGCTCGGCGAGACGCCGGACGCCGTCGCCGCCGACGTCCGAGAAAACGCGAAAGCGATCGAGGGCTGGCTCGAGCAGGGCCGGTTGCCCGACGGAGAGCGGGCGGCTGCTACCGCCGAAGATGGGGCCGCCGCCGACAGCACGAAGCGGGCGTTCAGGCCCGCGGAGAGCAGTTGGCGGTCGGAACAGCTTCTCATCAGCGAAACGTTCGGCATCCGCGGGCGGGCCGACGCCGTCCGCCGGGGCGCTCCCGTCGAACTCAAGACGGGCAAGAACCTGCGAAAGGAACCCCGATTCAAGGACAAGGTGCAGGCCGCCTGCTACGCGCTGTTGCTCGAGGAACACGGGGGCGACGTCGATACCGGGACGCTGCTCTACACGAAGAACTCGGCGCTCGATCGCAACGAGGAGACCGGCGACCTCACCCCGGCGAAGGAGTTCTCGATGGGCGACGGCCTCCTGAAGTACGTCGTGCGGTTGCGCAACGAGATCGCGGCGATGGAGACGGCGGGCGATATTCCGACCGGCTACGAGGCCGATTCGAAGTGCGAGTACTGCTTCGAACAGGACACCTGCATGGTCGTCTCCGGCCGACTCGATCAGGAGTCGAAAGCCGGCCAGATCGGGCAGTCGTTGCCCGACGAGGAACTCGAGTACTTCGATCGATTCTACCGCGCGATCGAAGACGAACGCCGGGCGGTCCACCGCGAGTACGCCAAACTCTGGGAGCAAAGCGCACGGGAGCGCGCCGACGACGACCGCGCGCTGATCGACCTCGAGTTCGTCGAGAAACGACCGCTCGAGGGCGGCCGGTGGGAACTCAGAGCGCGCCGGACCGGCGGCGCGACGTCGAAACTGCGAGAGGGGGATCTGGTACTGGCGAGCGACGGCCACCCGGTTCGGGGCGATTCGGAGTTGGCGATGATCGAACGATTAGACGACGTCGTCGTGCTCACGGCAGACGAGCCGGTCGAAGTCACCCGGCTCGACGTCTACCCATCCGAACTGACGACCGACCGGCTGCTCGTCGCGATGCACGACGCGCTCCTGAAAGGTGACGAGCGGCGCAAGGACGTCCTGTTCGGACGTGCGAAACCTGAATTCGGGGCGTGCGACGAAACGTTCATCGACAACAACGATGCCCAGAACGAGGCCGTGCGAAAGGCCGTGAGCGCGCGGGACTGTGCACTGATTCACGGGCCGCCGGGAACGGGAAAGACCTACACGATCGCCCGGGCCATCCGCGCGATGGTCGCGCGCGGTGAGCGCGTCCTGCTGTCGGCGTTTACGAACCGCGCGGTGGACAACGCACTCGAGGCCGTTCTCGATCAACTCGAGGACGAGGTCGACGAAGAACGAGTCGTCCGCGTGGGCTCCGAAAGCGGCGTCCGCGACGACATGCAATCGTATCGCCTCGAGCGGTCGGGGGACCCCGACGACCGGGTGAAAGCCCTGCAGAACGCGCGCGTCGTCGCGGCGACCACGGCGACGTGCGGCTCGCGGGTGATGAAAGAGCAAGCGTTCGACGTCGCGCTCGTCGACGAAGCCGCCCAACTCACGGAACCGGGGACCTGTGCGGCGATCAATCTGGCCGAGCGATTCGTCCTCGTCGGCGACCACGAGCAACTACCGCCGGTGGTTCGTGCCGAGGGCGGGACCGGGAACGACCCGGATTCGCCGAACGGTGACGAGCCGCCTGCGCAGGACCTCACCGAATCGCTGTTCGAACGGCTTGTCGACCGCTACCCCGCGGCCGGCGTCATGCTCGATCGCCAGTACCGGATGAACCAGCGTATCCAGGTGTTCTCGTCGAACGAGTTCTACGACGGCCAGCTCCGGCCCGCGGCGCCCGAGGTCGCAGGCCGAACCCTCGACGATCTCGAGGGCGTCTCCCGCGACGAGTTACCCGAACCGCTCCGAGACCCGGTTTCGTTCGTCGACGTCCGAGGCGACGGCGGTCAGTACACCGATAGCGAGGAGGCTGCGCGGATCGCCGACCTGATCGAGTCGTACGAGTCGGCCGGCCTCGAGCGCGCTCAGATCGGCGTCATCGCTCCCTTCAGGGCGCAGGTCTCGGAGATCTCGAACCACGTCCCCGACGACGTCGCGGTCGACACGGTCGACCGATTCCAGGGCTCGAGCCAGGAAGTGATCGTCGTTTCCTTTACGGCCACCGGCTCGCTCGAGGGGCCGATCTTCGAGGATTACCGCCGGATCAACGTGGCGCTGACCCGGCCCAAACGCGCCCTCGTACTCGTCGGCGATTCCCGGGCGCTCGCGTCCGATTCCGTCTACGAGCGGATGCTCGAGTGGGCGCGTCGGTGACGGGAGCGGCGGGCGGTCACGGCACCTGAAGGAACGTGAAACCGTTCGTACAGGCGACCCCGTATACGTCGGTTACCGTCGTCCCAAAGCGCTTTGGAACACAGCGGCGGCGGCCGTCGGTCCACGCCGAAAGGCCCGTCGAGACG encodes the following:
- a CDS encoding presenilin; this translates as MSDPNGDDPRTSGGSETEPDTGAETGDAPIDRRDETVADIESEPGDDTLPSAGRDPRDEQTQIAIEERRRKTSVLSLLVAGLGGWVVLSVLVFEATAAPLWNDVLVGLVVLAASGYNYYRLTNDIPISTGIASLIAILGIWLIVSTALLGMTGGLFWSTLVAGLLITAVAGYNAYEAREARTVVTEPGPGA
- a CDS encoding AAA domain-containing protein, whose translation is MYVRGTVAGEVEVRTVSTSYGETDLADVPLRLADDARTDTTAPARGDGGTPAVVDGRETTTVTLWNKWTESAEMLDPGMELLVTNAKQEEYQGETKFATTGDSYVVVEPSFLVSVTSIRNWVQCPRLYYLNKLSGVPLNYPVVKGTLVHEVFGDLLRGRELEESIDARIEERGLELGLLGETPDAVAADVRENAKAIEGWLEQGRLPDGERAAATAEDGAAADSTKRAFRPAESSWRSEQLLISETFGIRGRADAVRRGAPVELKTGKNLRKEPRFKDKVQAACYALLLEEHGGDVDTGTLLYTKNSALDRNEETGDLTPAKEFSMGDGLLKYVVRLRNEIAAMETAGDIPTGYEADSKCEYCFEQDTCMVVSGRLDQESKAGQIGQSLPDEELEYFDRFYRAIEDERRAVHREYAKLWEQSARERADDDRALIDLEFVEKRPLEGGRWELRARRTGGATSKLREGDLVLASDGHPVRGDSELAMIERLDDVVVLTADEPVEVTRLDVYPSELTTDRLLVAMHDALLKGDERRKDVLFGRAKPEFGACDETFIDNNDAQNEAVRKAVSARDCALIHGPPGTGKTYTIARAIRAMVARGERVLLSAFTNRAVDNALEAVLDQLEDEVDEERVVRVGSESGVRDDMQSYRLERSGDPDDRVKALQNARVVAATTATCGSRVMKEQAFDVALVDEAAQLTEPGTCAAINLAERFVLVGDHEQLPPVVRAEGGTGNDPDSPNGDEPPAQDLTESLFERLVDRYPAAGVMLDRQYRMNQRIQVFSSNEFYDGQLRPAAPEVAGRTLDDLEGVSRDELPEPLRDPVSFVDVRGDGGQYTDSEEAARIADLIESYESAGLERAQIGVIAPFRAQVSEISNHVPDDVAVDTVDRFQGSSQEVIVVSFTATGSLEGPIFEDYRRINVALTRPKRALVLVGDSRALASDSVYERMLEWARR